From a single Rodentibacter sp. JRC1 genomic region:
- a CDS encoding glycine zipper 2TM domain-containing protein: MKKVTVALVLAAALSVTGCANTDIFSGDVYSADQAKEARSISYGTLVSVRPVKIQADNPGVIGSVGGGAIGGIAGSTIGGGRGQAIATAVGAIAGAIVGSKIEEKAGQVNGAELVIKKDDGKSIVVVQKSDPKFIAGKRVQIVGGSSLNVSVIN; the protein is encoded by the coding sequence ATGAAAAAAGTGACGGTTGCGTTAGTACTTGCGGCTGCCTTAAGTGTAACCGGTTGCGCAAATACCGATATTTTTAGCGGTGATGTTTATTCGGCGGATCAAGCAAAGGAAGCGCGCTCAATTAGCTATGGGACGTTAGTTTCGGTTCGTCCTGTGAAAATTCAAGCGGATAACCCGGGCGTGATTGGTTCTGTTGGTGGTGGTGCGATAGGTGGTATTGCAGGTAGTACGATTGGCGGCGGTCGTGGTCAAGCCATTGCGACTGCTGTGGGAGCGATTGCAGGCGCCATAGTAGGTAGCAAAATTGAAGAAAAAGCCGGCCAAGTTAACGGTGCTGAGCTTGTCATTAAAAAAGATGATGGCAAAAGCATTGTTGTAGTACAAAAATCTGATCCTAAATTTATAGCCGGTAAGCGCGTACAAATCGTGGGCGGTTCTTCATTGAATGTGTCAGTGATTAATTAA
- a CDS encoding H-NS family nucleoid-associated regulatory protein, giving the protein MTNLIKVFTNLRSIRSVVNDLTLEQAESSLKKFEEAVAEKRAQMEEIRQAEIERRARIEKYKELMKQEGITPEELKAIIDVVAPSVMRKKRKPLPAKYRYTDVNGEQKTWTGQGRTPSVIQNALDAGKSLSDFEI; this is encoded by the coding sequence ATGACTAATCTAATTAAAGTATTTACCAATCTTCGCAGTATCCGTTCTGTTGTAAATGATTTAACTTTAGAACAAGCGGAAAGTTCATTAAAAAAATTTGAGGAAGCAGTTGCCGAAAAACGCGCCCAAATGGAAGAAATTCGACAAGCTGAAATTGAGCGTCGAGCACGTATTGAGAAGTATAAAGAATTAATGAAACAAGAAGGGATCACTCCGGAAGAATTAAAAGCGATTATTGATGTTGTTGCCCCTTCCGTAATGCGTAAAAAACGTAAACCGCTTCCTGCTAAATATAGATATACCGATGTTAACGGTGAACAAAAAACTTGGACCGGCCAAGGTCGTACGCCAAGCGTGATTCAAAATGCTTTAGACGCAGGTAAGTCTTTGTCTGACTTCGAAATTTAA
- the purU gene encoding formyltetrahydrofolate deformylase: MIEKKILLTDCPDDKGLIAKITNICYKHQLNILHNNEFVDFETKHFFMRTELEGIFNETTLLEDLKYSLPAGTNCRLIGTQRKRIVILVTKEAHCLGDILMKNYYGALNVEIAAVIGNHNNLCELVERFDIPFHCISHEGLTRVEHDQLLAEKIDEYAPDYIVLAKYMRVLNPQFVERYPNRVINIHHSFLPAFIGAKPYQQAYERGVKIIGATAHFINNELDQGPIIMQNVINVDHTYSADAMMRAGRDVEKTVLSRALDLALHDRIFVYKNKTVVL; this comes from the coding sequence ATGATTGAAAAAAAAATTCTTCTTACCGATTGTCCGGATGATAAAGGTCTAATTGCAAAAATTACAAACATTTGTTACAAACATCAACTTAATATTCTACACAATAATGAATTTGTAGATTTTGAAACGAAACATTTCTTTATGCGTACCGAACTTGAAGGAATTTTTAATGAAACAACCCTTCTTGAAGATCTAAAATATAGCTTACCCGCCGGTACAAATTGTCGATTAATTGGTACACAACGTAAACGTATCGTTATTTTAGTAACAAAAGAAGCACACTGTCTTGGTGATATTTTGATGAAAAATTATTATGGTGCATTAAATGTGGAAATTGCCGCCGTCATTGGCAATCATAATAATTTATGCGAATTGGTCGAACGTTTTGATATTCCATTCCACTGCATCAGCCATGAGGGGTTAACCCGAGTGGAACATGATCAACTCCTTGCGGAAAAAATTGATGAATACGCGCCTGATTATATTGTTCTTGCGAAATATATGCGTGTATTAAATCCTCAATTCGTAGAACGTTACCCTAACAGAGTGATCAATATTCATCATTCTTTCTTACCTGCATTTATCGGAGCAAAACCCTATCAACAAGCCTACGAGCGTGGTGTAAAAATTATCGGTGCAACGGCACATTTCATTAACAATGAATTAGATCAAGGCCCGATTATTATGCAAAATGTCATTAACGTGGATCACACTTATAGTGCAGATGCAATGATGCGGGCAGGGCGAGATGTAGAAAAAACCGTATTAAGTCGCGCATTAGATCTCGCCTTACACGACAGAATTTTCGTTTATAAAAATAAAACGGTGGTACTGTAA
- a CDS encoding Na+/H+ antiporter NhaC family protein, whose translation MELIDYSSSIWSIVPALLAIILAIATRRVLLSLSAGILIGALMLNGASILPTLTYLKDNISALFYSDGEINSNMNIVLFLILLGILTALLTVSGSNRAFAEWAQKRIKDRRGAKLLAASLVFVTFIDDYFHSLAVGAIARPVTDRFKVSRAKLAYILDSTAAPMCVMMPVSSWGAYIITLVAGLLTTYSITEYTPMGAFVAMSLMNFYAIFALLMVFFVACFSFDIGSMARHERAAMEREVKTQTEELGVQGKVRNLVLPILVLIIVTVSMMMFTGGQALAEAKAPFSVLGAFENTNVGVSLVVGGTSAVIISTILIAFGRQVSLSEYVRSWGLGIKSMLGAIAILFFAWTINKIVGDMQTGKYLSSLVSGNIPVQFLPVILFILGSAMAFSTGTSWGTFGIMLPIAAAMATNAAPELMLPCLSAVMAGAVCGDHCSPVSDTTILSSTGAKCNHMDHVTTQLPYALTVAAATCVGYIVVGFTESGIAGFIATAISLVLLIFMVKKR comes from the coding sequence ATGGAACTTATCGATTATTCTTCTTCAATTTGGTCTATCGTACCTGCGTTGTTGGCGATTATTTTAGCGATTGCGACACGCCGAGTGCTTCTTTCTTTAAGTGCCGGTATTTTAATCGGTGCGTTAATGCTTAATGGCGCATCAATTTTACCTACATTAACTTACTTAAAAGACAATATTTCCGCATTGTTTTATAGCGATGGTGAAATTAATTCAAATATGAATATTGTCCTATTTTTAATTTTGCTTGGTATTTTGACCGCACTTTTGACCGTTTCCGGTAGCAATCGTGCCTTTGCGGAATGGGCTCAGAAGCGAATTAAAGATCGTCGAGGTGCGAAATTACTTGCGGCATCATTGGTATTTGTTACTTTTATTGATGATTATTTTCATAGTCTTGCAGTGGGAGCGATTGCCAGACCGGTTACGGATCGTTTCAAAGTATCTCGTGCGAAATTAGCTTATATTTTGGATTCTACCGCTGCACCAATGTGTGTAATGATGCCGGTTTCAAGTTGGGGAGCTTACATTATTACCCTTGTTGCAGGTTTATTGACCACTTATTCCATCACGGAATATACGCCGATGGGGGCTTTTGTGGCAATGAGCTTAATGAATTTCTATGCGATCTTCGCCTTATTGATGGTGTTTTTTGTCGCTTGTTTTTCTTTTGACATCGGTTCAATGGCACGCCATGAAAGAGCGGCGATGGAAAGAGAGGTCAAAACTCAAACGGAAGAGTTAGGCGTTCAAGGCAAAGTTCGGAATTTAGTATTACCGATTTTAGTGCTGATTATCGTAACGGTTTCAATGATGATGTTCACCGGAGGGCAAGCACTTGCCGAAGCAAAAGCTCCATTCTCCGTATTAGGCGCATTTGAAAATACGAATGTGGGCGTTTCCCTTGTTGTGGGGGGAACAAGTGCGGTTATTATTTCAACGATTTTAATTGCATTCGGTCGCCAAGTGAGTTTATCGGAATACGTGCGTTCATGGGGACTCGGAATTAAATCTATGCTCGGTGCGATTGCGATTTTATTTTTTGCTTGGACAATTAATAAAATCGTAGGGGATATGCAAACCGGTAAATATTTATCCTCTTTGGTTTCCGGCAATATTCCGGTTCAATTTCTACCGGTTATCTTATTTATCTTAGGTTCAGCCATGGCGTTTTCAACGGGAACAAGTTGGGGAACCTTCGGTATTATGTTACCGATTGCAGCGGCAATGGCAACCAATGCCGCACCGGAATTAATGTTACCTTGCCTTTCTGCCGTAATGGCAGGTGCGGTATGCGGAGATCATTGTTCACCTGTTTCCGACACAACAATTCTTTCTTCCACCGGGGCTAAATGCAACCATATGGATCATGTTACAACACAGTTGCCTTATGCCTTAACGGTTGCCGCAGCAACCTGTGTGGGTTATATTGTGGTAGGCTTTACCGAATCGGGTATAGCAGGGTTTATTGCCACCGCGATTTCTCTTGTGTTGCTTATTTTTATGGTAAAAAAACGCTAA
- the aroA gene encoding 3-phosphoshikimate 1-carboxyvinyltransferase, whose translation MEKITLAPIRAVEGTVNLPGSKSLSNRALLLSALAKGTTKVTNLLDSDDVRHMLNALKALGVGYQLSDDKTICEIEGLAGAFNLQDGLSLFLGNAGTAMRPLTAALCLKGKTTGEVILTGEPRMKERPILHLVDALRQAGADVRYLENEGYPPLAIRNTGIKGGKIQIDGSISSQFLTALLMAAPLAENDTEIEIVGDLVSKPYIDITLAMMKDFGVSVENQAYQVFCIKGNQSYTSPGKYLVEGDASSASYFLAAGAIKGKVIVTGIGKNSIQGDRLFADVLEKMGARITWGEDFIQAEHDKLQGIDMDMNHIPDAAMTIATTALFAEGETIIRNIYNWRVKETDRLSAMATELRKVGAEVEEGEDFIRIQPLPLEKFQHADIATYNDHRMAMCFALVALSNTPVNILDPKCTAKTFPTFFEKFEEICVRN comes from the coding sequence ATGGAAAAAATCACACTTGCCCCTATCAGGGCGGTTGAGGGGACGGTTAACTTACCCGGTTCAAAAAGTTTATCAAATCGCGCCCTACTTCTTTCCGCTCTCGCCAAAGGAACAACTAAAGTTACAAACTTACTCGATAGCGATGACGTTCGCCATATGTTAAACGCACTGAAAGCATTGGGCGTCGGTTATCAACTTTCCGACGATAAAACAATTTGTGAAATCGAAGGTTTAGCCGGTGCATTTAATCTTCAAGACGGACTTTCACTTTTCCTTGGTAATGCCGGCACTGCAATGCGCCCGTTAACCGCAGCACTTTGTCTAAAAGGGAAAACAACCGGAGAAGTTATTCTTACCGGTGAACCACGAATGAAAGAACGTCCGATTCTTCATTTAGTTGATGCACTCCGCCAAGCCGGTGCAGATGTACGTTATTTGGAAAACGAGGGCTATCCGCCTCTTGCTATTCGCAATACGGGGATTAAAGGCGGAAAAATTCAAATTGACGGTTCAATTTCGTCCCAGTTTTTGACCGCACTTTTAATGGCCGCACCGCTTGCTGAAAATGATACGGAAATCGAAATTGTGGGTGATTTAGTTTCTAAGCCCTATATTGATATCACTCTTGCGATGATGAAAGATTTTGGTGTAAGTGTGGAAAATCAGGCTTATCAAGTATTCTGCATCAAAGGTAATCAATCTTATACTTCACCGGGTAAATATTTGGTTGAAGGTGATGCCTCTTCAGCTTCTTACTTCTTAGCCGCCGGTGCAATTAAAGGCAAAGTGATCGTTACCGGAATCGGTAAAAACTCCATTCAAGGCGATCGCTTATTTGCAGATGTACTCGAAAAAATGGGAGCTCGTATCACTTGGGGAGAAGATTTCATTCAAGCGGAGCATGATAAACTTCAGGGGATTGATATGGATATGAACCACATTCCCGATGCGGCAATGACGATTGCGACAACAGCTCTTTTTGCCGAAGGCGAAACCATTATTCGCAATATTTACAACTGGCGGGTAAAAGAAACTGACCGCTTATCTGCAATGGCAACCGAATTGCGTAAAGTTGGTGCGGAAGTCGAAGAGGGTGAAGATTTTATTCGTATTCAACCGCTTCCACTGGAAAAATTCCAACATGCAGATATTGCAACCTATAATGATCACCGTATGGCAATGTGTTTTGCATTGGTAGCACTTTCCAACACACCGGTTAATATTCTCGATCCCAAATGTACGGCTAAAACCTTTCCGACATTCTTTGAAAAATTTGAAGAAATTTGTGTAAGAAACTAA